A region from the Brassica napus cultivar Da-Ae chromosome C8, Da-Ae, whole genome shotgun sequence genome encodes:
- the LOC125591942 gene encoding glutathione S-transferase T3-like — translation MDPNNLPSNVNFGESQPFPAFSSQQSQDAPLEPPVQTPAARGVRRKWNPADDEVLISAWLNTSKDAIVANEQRSGAFWKRVAAYYAGSPHGREDGGREHGCCKKRWHRINEDVNKFCAAYSAAEREMRSGESDTDVLKKAHDIFFSDQEHKFTLEHAWCVLRFEQKWLSFNTPTTGGISKRKNVEVNSQTSTNEGFVDVESRPEGVKAAKAKRNTGKGTTVAEIATVWEMKKDNLVRKERLSRLAILDTLLTRTEPLTEAEVVVKNKLLAELF, via the exons ATGGATCCAAACAATCTTCCTAGCAA TGTTAACTTCGGAGAATCACAGCCTTTTCCGGCTTTCAGCTCACAACAATCTCAAGATGCACCATTAGAGCCACCAGTACAGACACCAGCTGCCCGTGGTGTAAGGCGCAAATGGAATCCAGCAGATGACGAGGTGCTGATCAGTGCGTGGCTTAACACTTCGAAGGATGCGATTGTTGCAAATGAGCAGAGGTCGGGGGCCTTCTGGAAACGGGTTGCTGCTTATTATGCAGGAAGTCCCCATGGAAGAGAGGATGGTGGGAGAGAGCACGGTTGTTGCAAGAAGAGGTGGCACAGAATTAATGAAGATGTTAACAAGTTCTGTGCCGCATACTCGGCAGCAGAGCGAGAAATGAGAAGTGGTGAGAGTGACACTGACGTTCTGAAGAAGGCACATGACATTTTCTTCTCTGATCAAGAGCACAAGTTCACACTTGAACACGCTTGGTGTGTGTTGAGGTTTGAACAGAAGTGGCTCAGCTTCAACACACCCACGACTGGTGGCATTTCGAAGAGGAAGAATGTGGAGGTAAATTCCCAAACATCTACCAACGAAGGCTTCGTTGATGTTGAGAGCAGGCCCGAAGGTGTCAAGGCTGCTAAGGCTAAAAGAAACACGGGTAAAGGGACCACTGTGGCTGAGATTGCGACCGTTTGGGAAATGAAGAAGGACAATTTGGTGAGGAAGGAGAGACTGTCGAGGCTAGCAATACTAGACACTCTCCTTACTCGTACTGAACCATTGACTGAGGCGGAAGTAGTTGTGAAGAATAAGCTCCTAGCCGAGttattctga